The DNA sequence CCTGCCCGTGTACGGCCGTGAGGTGAGCCTCGACAAGAACGACCACATGCGCGCCATCCAGGCCGAGTTCGGCGTGACGGGCCACGACATGGCCTTCGTCGAAGACCTTCTCGAAAACCTGCGCAACGTAGCGGCACAGGGCCTGCGGCTGGTGCTGGCCGACTGGGGCTACAACACCGCGGCAGAGCGCGACCAGGCCCGTGCCGAAGGGGTCACGGTGGTCTCGCTGAACGACTTCGCCGCGCGCATGCGCACGCTCTGGAGCGACTGAAGCGCCGAACCCTCAATCACGCGGGTAGCGAGCTGACCCCCAGACCGCGTGGGGGTTTCTCGGGCTGACACCCAGACCGTGTGGGGGTTTCTCGGGCTGACACCCAGACCGCGTGGGGGTTTCCCGGGCTGACACCCAGACCGCGTGGGGTACCCTACGGCGCCCCGGCCGCGCGCGGGTCTTGTCAGCAACCGGCTCGTCCTGCGGTCGCACGCTGTCTTTCTTGTCTATCTCGCCTCTTGTCTCCTCACTGTGAATGGAGAGCATTTGCGAGGGGTCGACGTGTCAACCTCTTCTGCGGGAGCGCAGCAATTCAGCAGCTGTACGCCCTGCTGGCTCTCTACAACATGGTCCGTGGCCTGATGGCCGAAGCGGGCCGTCGTCACGCAGTCAATCCGCTGGATATCAGCTTCATCTCCACCCTTCGCATCATCCAGGAAACCACACCCCGATACCAGGCGGCAGACGAGGAGTTGCGTCCACAAATCCTTGTCCAGCTCTACAAGGACATCGCCGACCTCCGCAATCACAGGCCACGCCGACGACGACAGTGTCCGCGGGCCGTCAGGATCAAGATGACCAAGTTCCCGCTCAAACGAAGCCACCACTGCGAACGACAACTACACGTCGACCAAGCGCTCAGGATGGGGGGAGGTCGCTAATTCATGGGCATTGCTTCTAAGTGCCGTTGGGAGGTCCGCGTGGACGGTAAACTCGGCATGCACGCAGCCGTGAGACTTGGGATGGGCGTCTCGGCGCGCGGGGCGGTCTCCCGCATCGCAAACTCGCTTGACGCGCTGCTGCAGCATCGTCTTGATTGCTTGAATGGCCTCTTCCTATCCGGGAGGGGGAGCTTCTACTGGCGTTGATTTCATCGTGACGTCACCAGAAATGAGATTCCGCAACACCTGACTGCTTCCTCCAGACCTGCTTCTTCACGCCCATAGGTCTTTCCGTGGCGGCAACGCCGAACGGCCCCATCCTTCTCCAGGACGAAGTGCTCCACCACGGCGTTGCCGGTCTGTCTTGTGACCGAGTCACTTCGATGTCGAGCACAACGCGATCACCGCATTCGATGCATGGAACGATGGCCACCCACACTGTCAAGAGACGCGAGATTTCCCGCAGTCAACAGACGCCCTCTTCCGCCTTCTCGCGAGCAGGCTCGAAGCCTCGCTGATCTACGCCTGGTCCCCGACGGTCTGACTCGCGAACGGTGTAAGTGCACCGATTACGTTCCTACGCAACCGGTCCCAACAGCTCAGGGTGCGGGAGGCTACCGGCGGCACGGGCCCTGCCCAGACTTACTCCCTCCCTGGGAGCATGCTGTGCTACGACAGTGAGGGTCATTGCAAGGCGAGTGTTGCGAGAGTTCTGGGCAGAGCCCAGACACGGAGATGCCGAGCAAGGCCTGAAGGCGTGGCTTGAAGAGGTTTCTCGCGCCAACCGTAAGACCCCGGCCGACGTCAAGACTCACTACGGCAACGCGAGCATCTTGAAGAACGGGCGCGTGGTGTTCAATTTCGGCGGCAACAAGTATTGCCTCGTTGTCGCGATCAAGTACAGTGCGTCCATCGTGTTCGTACGATTCACCGGCACGCACGTGGTTTACTAACCGTCCAGTAGTAGTCTCGACTGCGGCTCGCAAGTCGTCGCCGACCTCGGTGCCCTCCGCGTCTGCGCTCCTCGGCGTACTACCGAGAGTACGCCTGCGGTGCTCGCTTGTGCGGGCTACCGATCTCGTCTCCTGTTTGCTCACCTCGTATCGTTTCTACTACTGGACGGTTAGTATGCAGAGGAGACATGAGCGTGGGTGAGATTAAACCTGTTCGAAATGAGGAATAGTATCAGCAGGCCCTTCTCGAGATCGAGAACCTATGGGCGTGTGAGCCGGGAACTCCTGCCC is a window from the Pseudomonadota bacterium genome containing:
- a CDS encoding type II toxin-antitoxin system HigB family toxin, which encodes MRVIARRVLREFWAEPRHGDAEQGLKAWLEEVSRANRKTPADVKTHYGNASILKNGRVVFNFGGNKYCLVVAIKYSASIVFVRFTGTHVVY